From the Solibacillus sp. FSL R5-0449 genome, one window contains:
- a CDS encoding NAD(P)H-dependent oxidoreductase, whose translation MKVVAIVGSIRKESYNLKIAKYIQGRYADKFDLEILDLTPLPMYNQDIEMEAPEAIHNFKAKVKAADAVLWITPEYNSTIPGVLGNAIDWLSRVDKVMNGKPSIIMGSSMGMLGSVKAQMHLRDILFAVGLNSPVLPGNEVYIGAVHEKIDAQGQLTDEATIAFLDGVIANFMEWMKQF comes from the coding sequence ATGAAAGTTGTCGCAATTGTAGGAAGTATCCGCAAAGAATCATACAATCTAAAAATCGCAAAATATATTCAAGGACGTTATGCAGATAAATTTGATTTGGAAATTCTGGATTTGACTCCTCTGCCAATGTACAACCAGGACATTGAAATGGAAGCTCCTGAAGCTATCCATAACTTTAAGGCAAAAGTAAAAGCAGCAGATGCAGTCCTTTGGATTACTCCTGAATATAACTCTACAATACCCGGCGTTTTAGGAAATGCGATCGACTGGCTAAGTCGTGTGGACAAGGTAATGAACGGCAAGCCGTCGATCATAATGGGTTCATCAATGGGGATGTTAGGTTCTGTTAAAGCGCAAATGCATTTACGTGATATTTTATTTGCAGTCGGCTTAAATTCACCGGTATTACCTGGTAATGAAGTGTATATTGGAGCAGTCCATGAAAAAATCGATGCGCAAGGGCAGCTGACAGACGAAGCAACTATCGCATTTTTAGATGGTGTTATCGCAAACTTCATGGAATGGATGAAACAGTTTTAA
- a CDS encoding metalloregulator ArsR/SmtB family transcription factor, with translation MTMEKRTQHELDEETLFVVSQTFKALSDPTRIRILNMLCCEEHSVNDIAEKLDLNQSAVSHQLRFLKNLRLVKFRREGTTLYYTSADDHVINLLHQAIDHAHH, from the coding sequence ATGACAATGGAAAAAAGAACCCAACATGAATTGGATGAAGAAACATTGTTTGTCGTTTCGCAAACGTTCAAGGCGTTAAGCGATCCGACACGAATTCGTATTTTAAACATGTTATGCTGTGAAGAACATTCGGTAAATGACATTGCGGAAAAGCTTGATTTGAATCAGTCGGCGGTTTCCCACCAATTGCGTTTTTTAAAGAACTTGCGATTAGTAAAGTTCAGGAGAGAAGGAACGACACTATACTATACAAGCGCAGACGACCATGTGATCAACTTGCTCCATCAGGCAATTGATCATGCCCATCATTAA
- a CDS encoding cation diffusion facilitator family transporter, which produces MGEHHQHHHSHSTNKKVLFISFLIITGFMIVEAVGGVLTNSLALLSDAGHMLSDAVSLGIALMAIIFAQKVANASKTFGYKRIEILAATLNGLTLIIIALFIFYEAIGRFMNPPEVASTGMLIISSIGLAVNILVAWIMMRGADTKDNLNMRGAYLHVISDMIGSIGAIIAALLILFFDWGWADPLASVFVAALVLRSGYHLTKASLHILMEGTPQDVKVDEIIQTIEKYDDIKALHDLHVWTITSGLNALSCHIVVNDDLTIKESEKLLDKVEHDLLHQNIHHVTIQVETHSHQHDHSVYCTAKQDVSHQHHHHH; this is translated from the coding sequence ATGGGAGAGCACCATCAGCACCATCATTCACACAGTACGAACAAGAAAGTTCTTTTTATATCCTTTTTAATTATTACCGGATTTATGATTGTCGAAGCGGTCGGTGGGGTGCTGACGAACAGTCTTGCGCTATTGTCTGACGCAGGCCATATGTTAAGCGACGCCGTTTCACTTGGAATTGCATTAATGGCCATCATTTTTGCACAAAAAGTCGCAAATGCCAGTAAAACTTTCGGCTATAAACGGATTGAAATATTAGCGGCTACTTTAAATGGACTGACGTTAATCATTATCGCCCTGTTCATTTTTTACGAAGCAATTGGACGTTTCATGAATCCTCCTGAAGTTGCTTCAACCGGAATGCTCATCATCAGCAGTATCGGATTGGCGGTAAATATTTTAGTTGCTTGGATTATGATGCGCGGTGCAGATACGAAAGATAATTTAAATATGAGAGGCGCATACTTGCATGTGATCAGCGATATGATCGGTTCAATCGGTGCCATTATTGCGGCTTTACTGATCCTGTTCTTTGACTGGGGATGGGCGGATCCATTGGCCAGCGTTTTTGTAGCCGCACTGGTGTTACGAAGCGGCTATCATTTAACGAAAGCGTCATTGCATATCTTAATGGAAGGGACACCTCAGGATGTAAAAGTCGATGAAATCATTCAAACAATTGAAAAATATGATGACATCAAAGCGCTACATGATCTGCATGTCTGGACAATTACGAGCGGATTAAATGCACTGTCTTGCCACATCGTTGTAAATGATGACCTGACGATTAAAGAAAGTGAGAAACTTTTAGATAAAGTCGAACATGATTTGCTTCATCAAAATATTCATCATGTTACGATTCAAGTAGAGACTCATTCGCATCAGCATGATCATTCGGTCTATTGTACAGCAAAGCAAGATGTAAGCCATCAACATCATCACCACCATTAA